A DNA window from Acidobacteriota bacterium contains the following coding sequences:
- a CDS encoding histidine kinase — MIAPNAAEVLNLVGFVTGTALYAMLLALVLRGTPGAKVQDHPPPPYLPLATGVLGLIWNLGELAAYSLPRLGYFNESIGLWAIAFPALGLLAAVVVHSVARALPRGVVLTVIAYGCSIVASVLHLQTVITGNPEPSSLAFLILTICYGLIILALGVLTRAQANGQRVLWVLALALFAVSASHLGRFHAAADGWAVELVGHHAAIPLAFAILYQDYRFALADLFLKRALTLIALVAIAFAGYSLATLLPAGPLAASLLMALWVATSLVSPWLHRLIVRFVDHSLLGRTDYAALAAGIGQALQARNSIDGVLEMVAERLAPALDARRVWWGEDGAAAGGGLPRTTQALVPTTDLPRYVVNVGELTGGRRLLSDDLALVETVVATAARRIDQIRLTHERYEVQLREEEMQKLTAEAELKALRAQVNPHFLFNALTTIGYLIESAPPRAMNTLMQLTALLRGVLRSEGDFTTLGREIELVEHYLKIEHERFEERLRVHVNVPQALRHLRIPALVVQPLVENAIKHGVAPSTTGGDVEVAALLDAVDGVERLHIVVRNTGAPLHPGALRDLGRPTIPPGAKVGVDNVRRRLAGHYGASATLTLAAEAGRGTVAELVVPLATAAELEKDDRDAQAVAGRTGRR; from the coding sequence GTGATCGCGCCGAACGCGGCGGAGGTACTCAACCTGGTCGGCTTCGTCACCGGCACGGCGCTGTACGCCATGCTGCTGGCGCTGGTGCTGCGCGGTACGCCTGGCGCCAAGGTTCAGGACCACCCTCCCCCACCGTACCTGCCGCTCGCGACTGGCGTGCTCGGCCTGATCTGGAACCTCGGCGAACTGGCCGCGTATTCCCTGCCGCGGCTGGGCTATTTCAACGAGTCGATTGGCCTGTGGGCGATCGCGTTCCCGGCGCTCGGCCTGCTGGCCGCCGTCGTTGTGCATTCGGTCGCCCGCGCGCTGCCGCGCGGCGTCGTCCTGACCGTGATCGCCTACGGCTGCAGCATCGTTGCCTCGGTGCTGCACCTGCAGACGGTGATCACCGGCAATCCGGAACCTTCGTCACTCGCCTTTCTGATCCTGACTATTTGCTACGGCCTGATCATCCTGGCGCTCGGCGTACTCACGCGGGCGCAGGCGAATGGCCAGCGGGTGCTGTGGGTGTTGGCGCTGGCGCTGTTCGCCGTGTCGGCCTCGCACCTGGGCCGCTTCCACGCGGCGGCCGACGGCTGGGCGGTGGAGCTCGTCGGCCACCACGCCGCCATTCCCCTGGCGTTCGCCATCCTCTACCAGGACTACCGCTTCGCGCTCGCCGACTTGTTCCTGAAGCGCGCGCTCACGCTAATCGCGCTCGTCGCGATCGCCTTCGCGGGCTACAGCCTGGCGACGCTGCTGCCGGCCGGCCCGCTGGCCGCCAGCCTGTTGATGGCGCTATGGGTCGCGACCTCGCTCGTCTCGCCCTGGCTGCACCGGCTCATTGTTCGCTTTGTCGATCACTCGCTGCTCGGCCGCACCGACTACGCCGCGCTTGCGGCAGGCATCGGGCAGGCGCTGCAGGCGCGCAATAGCATCGACGGTGTGCTCGAGATGGTGGCCGAGCGGCTGGCGCCGGCGCTTGATGCGCGGCGCGTGTGGTGGGGGGAGGACGGCGCCGCGGCCGGCGGCGGTCTGCCACGGACCACGCAGGCGCTGGTGCCGACGACCGACCTGCCCCGCTACGTCGTCAACGTCGGCGAGCTCACCGGCGGCCGGCGGCTGCTGTCGGACGACCTGGCGCTGGTCGAGACGGTGGTGGCCACCGCGGCGCGGCGCATCGACCAGATCCGGCTCACGCACGAGCGCTACGAGGTGCAGCTGCGCGAAGAGGAGATGCAGAAGCTGACTGCCGAAGCCGAGCTGAAGGCGCTGCGCGCGCAGGTCAATCCGCACTTCCTGTTCAACGCGCTCACCACCATCGGCTACCTGATCGAATCGGCGCCGCCACGCGCCATGAACACGCTGATGCAGCTGACGGCGCTCCTGCGTGGCGTGTTGCGGTCCGAGGGCGACTTCACTACCCTGGGCCGCGAGATCGAACTGGTCGAGCACTACCTGAAGATCGAGCACGAACGCTTCGAAGAACGCCTGCGCGTGCACGTGAACGTGCCGCAGGCCTTGCGGCACTTGCGCATTCCGGCGCTCGTGGTCCAGCCGCTCGTGGAGAACGCGATCAAGCACGGCGTCGCACCGAGCACCACCGGCGGCGACGTCGAAGTGGCGGCCCTGCTCGATGCGGTCGATGGCGTCGAACGGCTGCACATCGTGGTTCGCAACACCGGCGCGCCGCTGCACCCAGGAGCCTTGCGCGACCTCGGCCGGCCCACGATCCCGCCAGGGGCGAAGGTGGGCGTCGATAACGTCAGGCGCCGGCTGGCGGGGCACTACGGCGCGAGTGCGACGTTGACACTGGCCGCCGAGGCCGGCCGCGGCACGGTCGCCGAGCTCGTGGTGCCACTCGCCACGGCTGCCGAACTGGAAAAGGACGATCGAGATGCCCAAGCTGTTGCGGGTCGTACTGGCCGACGATGA
- a CDS encoding isoprenylcysteine carboxylmethyltransferase family protein, protein MSAQFPDTLLEWALAVVGGSTLIVFAVALQNFFVQPPTLSRPQRLFQDLSVLVGLTHGFALLVLNTATDLWAGVGIGMYSVSLALFLSAIEAARRTPMTRTFVYEPKCDIILQTGPYRVIRHPIYLSYALAWLAAPVAMHSVALGVTAVIMIGCYVASAREEERRLATGKRAAEYEQYRARTWRMIPFLF, encoded by the coding sequence GTGTCAGCACAATTTCCCGATACCCTGCTCGAGTGGGCCCTGGCCGTCGTCGGCGGCTCCACCCTGATCGTGTTTGCCGTCGCGCTGCAGAATTTCTTTGTGCAACCGCCGACGCTCTCGCGGCCCCAGCGCTTGTTCCAGGACCTGAGCGTGTTGGTTGGCCTCACCCATGGCTTCGCCCTGCTCGTGCTGAACACCGCCACCGACCTGTGGGCGGGCGTGGGCATCGGCATGTATTCCGTGTCGCTGGCGCTGTTCCTGAGCGCGATCGAGGCGGCGCGGCGCACGCCGATGACGCGCACGTTCGTCTACGAGCCCAAGTGCGACATTATTCTCCAGACCGGTCCGTACCGGGTGATTCGCCACCCCATCTACCTCTCGTACGCGCTGGCCTGGTTAGCGGCGCCCGTGGCGATGCACAGCGTGGCGCTTGGGGTGACCGCCGTGATCATGATCGGGTGCTATGTCGCGTCGGCGCGAGAGGAAGAGCGCCGGCTCGCGACCGGGAAGCGCGCCGCCGAGTACGAGCAGTACCGCGCCCGCACCTGGCGGATGATTCCCTTCCTGTTTTAG
- a CDS encoding dipeptidase: MATSHTSAQGDLLARARALHKQVPLIDGHNDYPWALRGLDPGRDFSKAEISKPVPSLHTDIPRLREGGVGGQFWSVYVPSSMQGKEAVRATLEQIDIVHRMTKRWPETFEMAYTAADIERSFKAGRIGSLIGMEGGHSIDNSLATLRMFYALGARYMTITHSANLPWADASTDTPVLGGLSKFGEEVIREMNRMGMLVDLSHVSPGTMEDALRVSEAPVIFSHSSAKALCNVPRNVPDNVLQLTAKNGGVVMVTFVPQFISQAVADHDAKRAEGPAPRATLAQVADHIDHIRKVAGMDHVGIGGDFDGISSVILGLEDVSKYPDLTAELLRRGYSDDDLKKLLGLNVLRVMKGAEAVAARLQKTRPPSTATIEQLDAK, encoded by the coding sequence ATGGCCACCAGCCACACCTCGGCCCAGGGAGATCTCCTGGCACGGGCCAGGGCCTTGCACAAGCAGGTGCCGCTCATCGACGGCCACAACGATTACCCCTGGGCGCTGCGCGGACTCGATCCCGGGCGCGACTTCAGCAAGGCCGAGATCTCCAAGCCGGTGCCGTCGTTGCATACCGATATCCCGCGCCTGCGAGAAGGCGGGGTCGGCGGGCAATTCTGGTCGGTGTACGTGCCGTCGAGCATGCAGGGCAAGGAAGCGGTGCGGGCCACGCTCGAGCAGATCGACATCGTGCACCGCATGACGAAGCGCTGGCCCGAGACCTTCGAGATGGCGTATACCGCGGCCGACATCGAGCGCTCGTTCAAGGCCGGCCGCATCGGCTCGCTGATCGGCATGGAAGGCGGGCACTCGATCGACAACTCGCTGGCGACGCTGCGCATGTTCTACGCGCTCGGCGCCCGATACATGACCATCACCCACTCCGCCAACCTGCCCTGGGCCGACGCCAGCACCGACACGCCGGTGCTCGGCGGCCTGTCGAAGTTCGGCGAGGAGGTGATCCGCGAGATGAACCGGATGGGGATGCTGGTGGACCTGAGCCACGTGTCGCCCGGGACCATGGAAGATGCCCTGCGGGTGAGCGAGGCGCCGGTGATCTTCTCGCACTCGTCGGCCAAGGCGCTGTGCAACGTGCCGCGCAACGTGCCCGACAACGTGCTGCAGCTGACCGCCAAGAACGGGGGCGTGGTGATGGTGACATTCGTGCCCCAGTTCATCTCGCAGGCGGTGGCCGATCACGACGCAAAAAGGGCCGAGGGCCCCGCACCGCGGGCCACGCTCGCGCAGGTGGCCGACCACATCGATCACATTCGCAAGGTCGCCGGTATGGATCACGTGGGCATCGGCGGCGACTTCGACGGCATCAGCTCGGTCATCCTCGGCCTCGAGGACGTCTCGAAGTACCCGGATCTCACCGCGGAGCTGCTCAGGCGCGGCTACTCGGACGACGACCTCAAGAAGCTGCTCGGCCTGAACGTGCTGCGGGTGATGAAGGGTGCCGAGGCCGTCGCGGCGCGGCTGCAGAAAACCCGGCCGCCTTCGACGGCCACCATCGAGCAGCTAGACGCCAAGTAG
- a CDS encoding ABC transporter permease: MWKRLPALWRGQQLDRGLNAEMRFHIEMETEKNISLGFSPDEARTRAFRSFGPMEKHKEETRDARGVSWLETLVADLRYGARALVKRPGYAALAVITLGLGIGANTAIFSVINGVLLKPLPYENGDRLVVLQQSRPLSGQPTVGVAIAEYYDYRERATNVFDGLVEYHQMNFDLINRGEPDRVDTGVVSANFFDLLGIKPIIGRTFAATDDVEGAEAVLVLSHTYWRTKFGGDPNIVGQVFEMNDRPHRVIGVLPNVPHYPQENDVYMPVLACPFRANGERQMAQNRRAFAALNVFGRLKPGLDPGAAASAVGAICHTFTQDHRQVYRPETSGFRATTVPVRDALTSGARELLLILLGITGLVLLIACANVANLTLARMLGRDRELAMRAALGAGRGRLVRQLLTESMLLGVCGGLVGVGFAWVTIGMLTTFVGRFTSRTGEVTLDPVVLVFTLGVSVLTGLLFGTLPAVGSRVDLVAALKQGGGQAGDAGGRRRIQGALIVAQVAVSVMLLVGAGLLLASFYRLQRVETGYRSDGVLSAQIYGNFSRYPNVNELRKLYLPVLERLQAAPGVSSAAITNAVPLGGGAPGTIRFDIEGRVSDDPERRPTMDVRVASDQYFNTIGIPLVSGRAFNPLDTDQSLSVVVINRAMARYWEGADPVGSRISVDRGQNWFTVVGVVGDVKQFGLAQETVAQVYQPLAQTRQGFAGQVLVRTAGNPAAFGNTLRSVIHSVDPNQPVEEVQTLDDLRSEALAAPRLTATLLAVFAALALLVTLAGIGGVIATSVTERTKEFGLRMALGARRESVLIMVLRQGLTLVVIGLVIGIAGALAGGRVLSSYLYQTAPRDPLIFAAVAVVFVLAGGLACLIPARKATTVDPLIALRAE, encoded by the coding sequence ATGTGGAAACGCCTGCCGGCCCTGTGGCGCGGCCAACAACTCGATCGCGGCCTGAACGCCGAGATGCGGTTCCACATCGAGATGGAAACCGAGAAGAACATCTCGCTCGGCTTCAGCCCGGACGAGGCGCGCACGCGCGCGTTCAGGAGTTTTGGACCCATGGAAAAGCACAAGGAAGAAACCCGCGACGCCCGCGGCGTGAGCTGGCTCGAGACGCTGGTCGCCGACCTGCGTTACGGGGCCCGCGCGCTGGTCAAGCGCCCCGGTTATGCCGCCCTGGCGGTCATCACCCTCGGCCTCGGCATTGGCGCCAACACCGCCATCTTCAGCGTGATTAACGGCGTGCTGCTCAAGCCGTTGCCGTACGAGAACGGCGATCGGCTGGTGGTGCTGCAGCAGTCGCGGCCGCTCTCGGGCCAGCCCACGGTCGGCGTGGCCATCGCCGAGTACTACGACTACCGCGAACGCGCCACCAACGTGTTCGACGGTCTGGTCGAGTACCACCAGATGAACTTCGACCTGATCAATCGCGGCGAACCCGATCGCGTTGACACCGGCGTCGTCTCGGCCAACTTCTTCGACCTGCTGGGGATCAAGCCGATCATCGGCCGCACCTTCGCTGCCACCGACGATGTCGAGGGCGCCGAGGCCGTGCTGGTGCTGAGCCACACCTACTGGCGCACCAAGTTCGGCGGCGACCCCAACATCGTCGGCCAGGTGTTCGAGATGAACGATCGGCCGCACCGCGTAATTGGCGTGCTGCCCAACGTGCCGCACTACCCGCAGGAGAACGACGTCTACATGCCGGTGCTGGCGTGCCCGTTTCGAGCCAATGGCGAACGGCAGATGGCGCAGAACCGCCGCGCCTTCGCCGCGCTGAACGTGTTCGGCCGTCTCAAGCCGGGGCTCGATCCCGGGGCGGCGGCCAGCGCGGTCGGCGCGATCTGCCACACCTTCACGCAGGACCACCGGCAGGTCTACCGGCCCGAGACGTCCGGCTTCCGCGCCACCACCGTGCCGGTGCGCGACGCGCTCACCAGCGGCGCCCGCGAGTTGCTGCTGATCCTGCTCGGCATCACCGGGCTGGTGCTGCTGATCGCGTGCGCCAACGTCGCCAACCTCACGCTGGCGCGCATGCTCGGCCGCGACCGCGAACTGGCCATGCGCGCGGCCCTTGGCGCCGGACGCGGGCGGCTGGTGCGCCAGCTGCTCACCGAAAGCATGCTGCTCGGCGTCTGTGGCGGCCTTGTCGGGGTCGGCTTCGCGTGGGTGACGATCGGGATGTTGACCACGTTCGTCGGCCGGTTCACGTCGCGGACCGGGGAGGTCACGCTCGATCCGGTGGTGCTGGTGTTTACGCTGGGCGTGTCGGTGCTGACGGGATTGCTGTTTGGCACGCTGCCGGCGGTCGGTAGTCGTGTCGACCTGGTGGCGGCGTTGAAGCAGGGCGGTGGCCAGGCCGGCGACGCCGGCGGCCGTCGCCGCATCCAGGGCGCGCTGATCGTGGCGCAGGTGGCGGTGTCGGTGATGTTGCTCGTGGGCGCCGGCCTGCTGCTGGCCAGCTTCTATCGGCTGCAGCGGGTCGAGACCGGCTACCGGTCGGACGGCGTGCTGTCGGCACAGATCTACGGCAACTTCTCGCGGTATCCGAACGTGAACGAACTGCGCAAGCTCTACCTGCCGGTGCTCGAGCGGCTGCAGGCCGCCCCCGGGGTCAGCAGCGCGGCGATCACCAATGCGGTGCCGCTCGGCGGTGGCGCGCCCGGCACCATCCGTTTCGACATCGAAGGCCGCGTCAGCGACGACCCTGAGCGGCGTCCGACCATGGATGTGCGCGTCGCCAGCGACCAGTATTTCAACACCATTGGCATTCCCCTCGTCAGCGGCCGCGCGTTCAACCCACTCGACACCGACCAATCACTGAGCGTCGTCGTCATCAACCGCGCGATGGCGCGGTACTGGGAAGGCGCCGACCCGGTTGGCAGCCGCATCTCGGTTGATCGCGGTCAGAACTGGTTCACCGTCGTCGGCGTCGTCGGTGACGTGAAGCAGTTCGGCCTGGCCCAGGAAACCGTGGCGCAGGTCTATCAGCCGCTGGCGCAGACGCGCCAGGGTTTCGCGGGCCAGGTGCTGGTACGCACCGCCGGCAATCCGGCGGCCTTTGGCAATACGCTGCGCAGCGTCATCCACTCGGTCGATCCGAACCAGCCGGTCGAAGAGGTGCAGACGCTGGACGATCTGCGTTCCGAGGCGCTGGCCGCCCCGCGCCTCACGGCGACGCTGCTCGCGGTGTTTGCGGCGCTGGCGCTGCTCGTGACGCTCGCCGGCATCGGCGGCGTGATTGCCACGTCGGTGACCGAGCGCACCAAGGAGTTCGGCCTGCGCATGGCGCTTGGGGCGCGGCGGGAGAGCGTGCTGATCATGGTGCTGCGCCAGGGCTTGACGCTGGTCGTGATTGGCCTGGTGATTGGCATTGCCGGTGCGCTGGCCGGCGGCCGGGTGCTGTCGTCATACCTCTACCAGACCGCCCCGCGCGACCCGCTGATCTTTGCGGCCGTGGCCGTCGTGTTCGTGCTGGCGGGCGGGCTGGCGTGCCTGATCCCGGCGCGCAAGGCGACCACGGTCGACCCGTTAATCGCCCTGCGCGCGGAATAG
- a CDS encoding PadR family transcriptional regulator, with translation MPTRLDLLQGTLDLLILKTLALGPQHGWGISQRIQQISDNVLRVNQGSLYPALQRLETAGWIDSEWSTSENNRQAKFYQLTRTGARQLRDETEQWERMTGAVAKILASEA, from the coding sequence ATGCCGACAAGACTCGACCTGCTCCAGGGCACGCTCGACCTTCTCATCCTGAAGACGCTGGCGCTTGGGCCCCAACACGGATGGGGGATCTCGCAGCGCATCCAGCAGATTTCCGACAACGTGTTGCGCGTCAACCAGGGCTCGCTCTATCCGGCACTGCAGCGCCTCGAGACCGCCGGCTGGATCGACTCCGAGTGGAGCACGTCCGAGAATAACCGCCAGGCCAAGTTCTACCAGCTCACCCGCACCGGCGCCCGGCAGCTCAGGGACGAGACCGAGCAGTGGGAGCGAATGACCGGCGCGGTGGCGAAGATCCTCGCCAGCGAGGCATAG
- a CDS encoding thiamine pyrophosphate-dependent enzyme, whose protein sequence is MSRTTDATRLTGLASRFAAFVAERHPFALKFALEAFDASGIGDIKSRDAVKLDAARPPFRRALTKSLYDQIAAPEGIAETTPGTSAIKRLEQARAEVVDACDGFLRRAAIEASLTKAERKEILKGMCLTRSVDNRLKQFFMGGEVRWGDMAFQGKGFRSLGQEAIYAGAIRLHRGASYRKADGTWGGDVLAPVIRDLGMTLAMRHDEEAVAMVLRAQMGKSGPPMDGKDLHTGDFEWGVLPAAAPLAVGSLTMAGMAMAFALEKSNRIALSFIGEGGSSLGEWHEAINACAAAKLPAVFCLQNNQTALSTPVRDNSATRVFADKAAGYGIPGVTIDGTDPDEVAAAFTWAAERARAGEGVTLIEVVAMRMCGHAHHDDMLYLGKDQPPSWEYHQLFETGYANRELYEYWAKRDPIPMYARRLESEGVIKAGELDAIKAWADELVGRQAQLVIDAPWPRPEMAGVGVHYDEAPRERIEVLEPALRLAVPTIAALPALEPGLPFDKKGNTFLEAVMLGVGDALAADPRVFVYGEDVGGHYGNAFLLLRPLLKDYGSRIRNSPLAEGAVLGVCVGAALAGQRPIGEMQFNDFVATGFNQLVNNAAKIRYRWGGSVPMVVRMPWGGLRHAGPYHSQNTEPWFYRTPGLKIVVPSTPEDARALMAAAVADPDPVLFYEHIALYRDPRVKQALPADAPAPCPIGKAALRRAGADLVMISYGAYVHHCMRVAEKLAAEGIEASVLDLRSLAPLDREAILAVTRHCNRVLIVHEDSRTGGIGESLAAIIQEEAFEALDAPIRILGALDTPVPYSPPLEEVFLVSEQEIQAAAKLLVSY, encoded by the coding sequence ATGTCGCGTACCACTGATGCCACCCGCCTCACCGGGCTCGCCAGCCGTTTCGCCGCGTTTGTCGCCGAACGCCATCCCTTCGCCCTGAAGTTCGCCCTCGAGGCGTTCGACGCCTCGGGCATCGGCGACATCAAGAGTCGCGACGCCGTGAAGCTCGACGCGGCTCGGCCCCCGTTTCGGCGCGCGCTGACGAAGTCGCTGTACGACCAGATCGCGGCACCGGAGGGCATTGCCGAGACCACCCCGGGCACCTCGGCCATCAAGCGGCTCGAGCAGGCGCGGGCTGAAGTGGTGGACGCGTGCGACGGGTTCTTGCGGCGGGCCGCGATCGAGGCGTCGCTGACCAAGGCCGAGCGCAAGGAAATTCTCAAGGGGATGTGCCTCACGCGTAGCGTCGACAATCGCCTGAAGCAGTTCTTCATGGGCGGCGAGGTGCGCTGGGGCGACATGGCGTTCCAGGGCAAGGGCTTCCGCTCGCTGGGACAAGAGGCGATTTATGCCGGCGCCATTCGCCTGCACCGCGGCGCGAGCTACCGCAAGGCCGACGGCACCTGGGGCGGCGACGTGCTGGCGCCGGTGATTCGCGATCTCGGCATGACGCTGGCGATGCGTCACGACGAAGAGGCCGTGGCCATGGTGTTGCGTGCCCAGATGGGCAAGTCGGGACCGCCCATGGACGGCAAGGACCTGCACACCGGCGACTTCGAGTGGGGCGTGCTGCCGGCCGCGGCGCCGCTCGCCGTGGGCTCGCTGACCATGGCCGGCATGGCCATGGCCTTCGCGCTCGAGAAGAGTAATCGCATCGCGCTGTCGTTCATTGGCGAAGGCGGCTCGTCGCTGGGCGAATGGCACGAGGCCATCAACGCGTGCGCGGCGGCCAAGCTGCCGGCCGTTTTCTGCCTGCAGAACAACCAGACGGCGCTGTCGACGCCGGTGCGCGACAACTCCGCGACCCGCGTGTTCGCCGACAAGGCGGCCGGCTACGGCATTCCCGGCGTGACCATCGACGGCACCGACCCGGACGAGGTCGCCGCCGCCTTCACCTGGGCCGCCGAGCGCGCGCGCGCCGGCGAAGGCGTCACGCTGATCGAAGTGGTGGCGATGCGGATGTGCGGCCACGCGCACCATGACGACATGCTGTACCTCGGCAAGGATCAGCCGCCGTCGTGGGAATATCACCAGCTGTTCGAGACCGGCTACGCCAACCGCGAGTTGTACGAGTACTGGGCCAAGCGCGATCCCATTCCGATGTACGCGCGCCGCCTCGAGAGCGAAGGCGTGATCAAGGCCGGCGAGCTCGACGCGATCAAGGCCTGGGCCGACGAGCTGGTCGGCCGCCAGGCACAGCTCGTGATCGACGCGCCGTGGCCGCGCCCGGAAATGGCCGGCGTCGGGGTGCATTACGACGAAGCGCCGCGCGAGCGCATCGAGGTGCTGGAGCCGGCGCTCCGGCTGGCGGTGCCCACCATCGCCGCGCTGCCGGCGCTCGAGCCGGGGCTGCCATTCGACAAGAAGGGCAACACCTTTCTCGAAGCGGTGATGCTCGGCGTCGGCGATGCGCTCGCGGCCGATCCGCGCGTGTTCGTCTACGGCGAAGACGTCGGCGGGCACTACGGCAACGCGTTCCTGCTGTTGCGCCCGTTACTGAAGGACTACGGCAGCCGCATCCGCAACTCGCCGCTGGCCGAAGGCGCGGTGCTCGGCGTCTGCGTCGGCGCGGCGCTGGCCGGGCAGCGGCCGATCGGCGAGATGCAGTTCAACGACTTCGTGGCTACCGGCTTCAATCAACTGGTCAACAACGCCGCGAAGATTCGCTACCGGTGGGGCGGCAGCGTGCCCATGGTCGTGCGCATGCCGTGGGGCGGGTTGCGCCATGCCGGCCCGTACCACAGCCAGAACACCGAGCCGTGGTTCTACCGCACGCCCGGCCTCAAGATCGTCGTCCCCTCAACCCCGGAAGATGCCCGCGCCCTGATGGCGGCGGCGGTGGCGGATCCGGATCCGGTGCTGTTCTACGAGCACATCGCGCTCTACCGCGATCCGCGCGTCAAGCAGGCCTTGCCCGCCGACGCTCCCGCGCCGTGCCCGATCGGGAAGGCAGCGCTACGGAGGGCGGGCGCGGACCTGGTGATGATTTCGTACGGGGCCTACGTGCACCACTGCATGCGCGTGGCCGAGAAGCTGGCGGCGGAAGGCATTGAAGCGTCGGTGCTCGACCTGCGCAGCCTGGCGCCGCTCGATCGCGAGGCCATTCTCGCCGTGACGCGGCACTGCAACCGGGTGCTGATCGTGCACGAGGATTCGCGCACGGGAGGCATTGGCGAAAGCCTGGCGGCGATCATCCAGGAAGAGGCATTCGAAGCGCTCGATGCCCCCATCCGGATCCTCGGCGCGCTCGACACGCCCGTCCCGTATTCACCGCCGCTCGAAGAGGTGTTCCTGGTCAGCGAGCAGGAAATCCAGGCCGCCGCGAAGTTGTTGGTCAGCTATTAA
- a CDS encoding LytTR family DNA-binding domain-containing protein, whose product MPKLLRVVLADDERPARRFLINLLKTFPDVEVVGEAANGTDAIDLIETLKPDLALLDLNMPEAGGLDVARLVTAGATPSIAFVTAYDEFAVQAFELNAVDYLLKPVDRDRLATTLDRARTRAGASEPERAQGLAAASAALDTAVRPTYLERIPVRRREETVILPVRQIASVVAEGDLLHLTTATNERFTISHRLHALEARLDPRRFVRLSRGTLAAVDQIQKVSPMPGGTYQVQMVNGQTLSVSRIQARVLRDTLLRI is encoded by the coding sequence ATGCCCAAGCTGTTGCGGGTCGTACTGGCCGACGATGAGCGGCCGGCCCGCCGCTTCCTGATCAACCTGCTCAAGACCTTCCCGGATGTCGAGGTGGTGGGCGAGGCGGCGAATGGCACCGATGCCATCGACCTGATCGAGACCCTGAAACCCGACCTGGCGCTGCTCGATCTCAACATGCCGGAGGCCGGCGGGCTCGACGTGGCGCGGCTGGTGACGGCCGGGGCGACGCCGTCGATTGCCTTCGTCACGGCGTACGACGAGTTCGCGGTGCAGGCGTTCGAGTTGAACGCCGTCGACTACCTGCTGAAACCGGTGGATCGCGACCGGCTCGCGACCACCCTCGATCGGGCGCGGACGCGCGCTGGCGCGAGCGAACCCGAGCGCGCCCAGGGACTGGCGGCCGCGTCGGCGGCGCTCGACACGGCCGTGCGCCCGACGTATCTCGAGCGCATCCCGGTGCGGCGGCGCGAGGAAACGGTGATCCTGCCGGTGCGGCAGATCGCGTCGGTGGTCGCCGAGGGCGACCTGCTCCACCTCACCACCGCGACCAACGAGCGCTTCACCATCTCGCACCGCCTGCACGCGCTCGAAGCGCGGCTCGACCCGCGGCGGTTCGTGCGTCTCAGCCGCGGCACGCTGGCGGCAGTGGATCAGATCCAGAAGGTCAGCCCGATGCCGGGCGGGACCTACCAGGTGCAGATGGTGAACGGACAGACGCTGTCAGTCAGCCGCATCCAGGCGCGGGTCCTGCGCGACACCTTGCTGCGCATCTGA
- a CDS encoding endonuclease/exonuclease/phosphatase family protein: protein MARLAQVDGQAVAWHPGPTGDAFQLDRWCRAVGPPILVPQPGSPKSDAPPALEDLVVVTWNAHLVEGRLPELVRALRSGALTGGAPVDHFVLLIQEAYRRGADVPPFPEDGRAAFGIVPRDPHGPDAIAEAVSLGLAVWYVPSMRNGPEMPEDRGSAVVSTEPLSAPQALELPLARQRRVVAGATVAVRTRRGHERLQLWSAHLEPVSSPRTLWLFHNPRPAQVRAILSVLATQAVAGAAPSAGVVLGGDFNTIRNGDDEGAYALAREWSTSLAAEDGRRTHLMGRLDYLFFRLAGSWQAQARRADDRYGSDHYPVAGQFLPSR, encoded by the coding sequence GTGGCACGGCTGGCACAGGTCGACGGCCAGGCGGTGGCGTGGCATCCAGGCCCCACAGGTGATGCCTTCCAACTGGACCGCTGGTGCCGCGCAGTAGGACCGCCCATCCTCGTGCCGCAGCCCGGCTCACCCAAATCGGACGCCCCCCCGGCCCTCGAAGATCTCGTGGTGGTGACCTGGAACGCCCACCTGGTCGAAGGCCGGCTGCCGGAGCTGGTGCGCGCGTTGCGTTCCGGCGCGCTGACCGGCGGCGCCCCCGTCGATCACTTCGTGCTGCTGATCCAGGAGGCGTATCGCCGGGGAGCGGACGTGCCGCCCTTTCCCGAGGACGGGCGGGCGGCGTTTGGGATCGTGCCCCGCGATCCGCATGGACCGGACGCGATCGCCGAGGCCGTGTCCCTGGGGCTGGCGGTCTGGTACGTCCCGTCGATGCGGAACGGGCCCGAGATGCCCGAAGATCGCGGAAGCGCGGTCGTCTCCACCGAACCGCTGAGCGCACCGCAGGCGTTGGAGCTCCCGCTCGCGCGTCAGCGGCGGGTCGTCGCCGGAGCCACGGTGGCGGTTCGCACCCGGCGCGGCCACGAGCGTCTGCAGTTGTGGAGCGCGCACCTGGAACCGGTGAGTTCGCCACGGACGTTGTGGCTGTTCCACAACCCGCGGCCCGCGCAGGTGCGCGCCATCCTGTCGGTCCTGGCGACCCAGGCCGTGGCCGGCGCCGCCCCATCGGCGGGTGTGGTGCTTGGCGGCGACTTCAACACGATCAGAAACGGCGACGATGAAGGCGCATACGCGTTGGCGCGGGAATGGTCCACCAGCCTGGCCGCCGAAGATGGCCGCCGGACCCATCTGATGGGACGGCTCGACTACCTGTTCTTCCGGCTCGCCGGGAGCTGGCAGGCCCAGGCGCGCCGTGCCGACGACCGCTACGGCTCTGACCACTACCCGGTCGCCGGCCAGTTCCTCCCGTCGCGCTAG